From Azospirillum sp. TSA2s, a single genomic window includes:
- a CDS encoding LysR family transcriptional regulator: protein MQIDLNLLTLFTAVAETGNFRAAADRLGVTRSAVSQGVQRLEAALGQALFLRTTRSVRLTEAGERFLAQVSAPLAEIAGAIDAASGSAEEPRGLLRIAVTSIAERFLSGPLIASFSEAYPGVTLDVTVTDLEFDIVAAGFDAGVRLGEVIERDMIAVPLTGDQRQIAVATPSYLARHGTPEHPRDLVRHRCIGWRPQPDTAPYRWEFEKDGRAFDVSVEPQITTNDMLLMLRTALAGAGITFGMEETFQPYLERGELVSILDDWLPPFAGFFLYFPSRRTVTPKLRALIDHVRRHREGPKAGQPSLHPST, encoded by the coding sequence ATGCAGATCGACCTGAACCTGTTGACCTTGTTCACCGCGGTGGCGGAGACCGGCAATTTCCGTGCGGCTGCCGACCGCCTTGGCGTGACGCGCTCGGCGGTCAGCCAGGGCGTGCAGCGGCTGGAGGCCGCTCTCGGGCAGGCGCTTTTCCTGCGTACCACCCGCAGCGTTCGGCTGACCGAGGCCGGCGAGCGGTTCCTGGCACAGGTCTCCGCCCCGCTGGCCGAGATCGCGGGCGCCATCGACGCGGCGTCCGGTTCGGCGGAGGAGCCCCGCGGTCTGCTGCGGATCGCCGTCACCTCGATCGCCGAGCGGTTCCTGTCCGGACCGCTGATCGCCTCCTTCAGCGAAGCGTATCCCGGCGTCACGCTCGACGTGACGGTGACGGATCTGGAGTTCGACATCGTCGCCGCCGGTTTCGACGCCGGCGTGCGGCTGGGCGAAGTGATCGAGCGCGACATGATCGCAGTGCCGCTGACCGGCGACCAGCGCCAGATCGCGGTGGCGACGCCAAGCTATCTGGCGCGCCATGGCACGCCGGAACACCCGCGCGATCTCGTCCGCCACCGCTGCATCGGCTGGCGGCCGCAGCCGGATACCGCACCCTACCGCTGGGAGTTCGAGAAAGACGGGCGCGCCTTCGACGTGTCGGTGGAACCGCAGATCACCACCAACGACATGCTGCTGATGCTGCGCACGGCGCTCGCCGGCGCCGGCATCACCTTCGGCATGGAAGAGACGTTCCAACCCTATCTCGAACGCGGGGAACTCGTCTCGATCCTCGACGACTGGCTGCCGCCCTTCGCCGGATTCTTCCTGTATTTCCCGAGCCGGCGCACGGTGACGCCCAAGCTCCGCGCCCTGATTGACCATGTCCGGCGCCACCGCGAAGGACCGAAGGCCGGACAGCCTTCCCTTCACCCCTCGACATAG
- a CDS encoding LysR family transcriptional regulator: MDLLALADFNLVARHGGFGKAARAAGRPKATLSRRVAELEASLDLRLFERGTRSLKLTAEGSALFERTGVLLTELDETAKAIASGGQSPRGRLRISAPLLFSQTATGKLAAGFMRKYPEVRLEVTTEDRAVDMIEEAYDLVIRVNPNPDESLVGRIFLRDRLVVVASPDLPPPAGHDAVPAVTRESLGQRELWEVTTSSGPSSIAVEPVLSLSSFVMIRDAVRLGVGAARLPLSLASPDLAAGRLVNWGDVTGHETALWVLYPTRRLLNARVSAFLDYLKAAFPQGTADELAAYVEG, from the coding sequence ATGGACCTGCTTGCCCTGGCCGATTTCAATCTGGTCGCCCGCCATGGCGGGTTCGGTAAGGCCGCGCGTGCGGCCGGGCGTCCGAAGGCGACCCTGTCGCGACGGGTGGCCGAGTTGGAGGCGAGCCTCGACCTGCGTCTGTTCGAGCGGGGCACCCGTTCACTGAAACTCACGGCGGAGGGAAGTGCCCTGTTCGAGCGGACGGGCGTATTGCTGACCGAGCTTGACGAGACGGCGAAGGCCATTGCGTCGGGTGGCCAGAGCCCCCGCGGCCGGTTGCGGATCAGCGCGCCGCTGCTGTTCTCGCAGACCGCGACGGGGAAGCTGGCGGCGGGATTTATGCGCAAATACCCTGAGGTCCGGCTTGAGGTCACCACGGAAGACCGCGCCGTTGACATGATCGAAGAAGCCTATGATCTGGTCATCCGCGTCAATCCGAACCCCGATGAGAGCCTTGTCGGCCGCATCTTCCTTCGTGACCGGCTGGTCGTGGTGGCGAGCCCTGACCTGCCGCCCCCCGCCGGCCACGATGCCGTCCCCGCCGTCACCCGCGAATCGCTGGGCCAACGCGAACTCTGGGAAGTGACGACATCGTCCGGACCATCGAGCATCGCGGTCGAACCGGTCCTCAGCCTTTCCTCGTTCGTCATGATCCGCGATGCGGTTCGCCTGGGTGTGGGGGCGGCCCGCCTGCCGCTGTCGCTCGCCAGCCCCGATCTGGCCGCCGGCAGGCTGGTGAACTGGGGCGATGTGACTGGGCACGAGACGGCGCTGTGGGTGCTCTATCCGACACGGCGGCTGCTCAACGCCCGCGTTTCCGCCTTTCTCGATTATTTGAAAGCGGCCTTTCCGCAAGGGACCGCCGACGAACTCGCGGCCTATGTCGAGGGGTGA
- a CDS encoding SDR family oxidoreductase, with the protein MTILITGATGRVGRHVVDQLAKRGADVRVLTRDPSKAAFPAGVEVAQGDMLDIDALRAAFRGVRTLFLLNAVTGDEFTQALITLNIAREAGVERVVYLSVFEADRAVNVPHFAVKFGAERMLDQMGFSATILRPTYFIDNEVMIKDVVLNHGVYPMPIGSRGVAMVDARDIAEVAAIELIRRDRAPGKLPVETINLVGPDTLTGPQVAAIWSDLLGRTVVYGGDDPSGFEQTMASFMPKWTAYEMRLMAERYVSDGMIPDAGDVERLTGLLRRPLHSYRSFAAAIAAG; encoded by the coding sequence ATGACCATCCTCATTACCGGAGCCACCGGCCGCGTTGGCCGCCATGTCGTCGACCAGCTGGCGAAGCGCGGTGCCGACGTGCGCGTGCTGACCCGCGACCCGTCGAAGGCCGCCTTCCCCGCCGGGGTGGAGGTCGCCCAGGGCGACATGCTGGACATCGATGCACTGCGTGCCGCCTTCCGCGGTGTCCGCACCCTGTTCCTGTTGAATGCCGTCACCGGCGATGAATTCACCCAGGCGCTCATCACCCTGAACATCGCCCGCGAGGCGGGTGTCGAGCGGGTCGTCTATCTGTCGGTGTTCGAAGCCGATCGCGCGGTGAATGTGCCGCATTTCGCGGTGAAGTTCGGCGCCGAGCGCATGCTCGACCAGATGGGCTTCAGCGCCACCATCCTGCGCCCGACCTACTTCATCGACAACGAGGTGATGATCAAGGACGTCGTCCTCAATCACGGCGTCTACCCAATGCCGATCGGTAGCAGGGGCGTCGCCATGGTCGATGCGCGGGACATCGCGGAAGTCGCGGCCATCGAGCTGATCCGTCGTGACCGGGCGCCGGGCAAACTGCCGGTCGAGACCATCAATCTGGTTGGCCCTGACACGCTGACCGGACCGCAGGTGGCCGCGATCTGGTCCGATCTGCTGGGCCGCACCGTGGTCTATGGCGGCGACGATCCCAGCGGGTTCGAGCAGACCATGGCGTCCTTCATGCCGAAATGGACCGCCTATGAGATGCGCCTGATGGCCGAGCGCTATGTCAGCGACGGGATGATCCCCGATGCCGGCGACGTCGAACGTCTGACCGGCCTGCTGCGACGCCCGCTGCACAGCTACCGCAGCTTCGCCGCTGCGATCGCCGCCGGCTGA
- a CDS encoding ATP-binding cassette domain-containing protein encodes MVGESGCGKTTTGKSVLRLIEPTAGSVRLKEVELLTLAPSRMRAHCRDMQIIFQDPYASLNPRLSDSEIVAEPMRNFDDPAWRGAGGLRDRLAWLFAKVGLRPEAMAKLPGEFSGGQRQRLGIARALALNPKLIVWDEPVSALDVSVQAQVVNLLMDLQAEFGITNLFVAHDLAVVRHISHRVAVMCLRRIVEIAECETLFTDPQHPYTRMLLSAAPVPVPRAPSRSAIRRAR; translated from the coding sequence TTGGTCGGAGAATCCGGCTGCGGCAAGACTACGACCGGCAAGTCGGTGCTGCGGCTGATCGAACCCACCGCCGGATCCGTCCGTTTGAAGGAGGTGGAATTGCTGACTCTTGCGCCGTCACGGATGCGTGCGCATTGCCGTGACATGCAGATCATTTTCCAGGATCCCTACGCCTCCTTGAACCCGCGCCTGTCGGACTCCGAGATCGTGGCGGAGCCAATGCGCAACTTCGACGATCCGGCATGGCGCGGAGCGGGCGGGCTCCGCGACCGACTGGCCTGGCTGTTCGCCAAGGTCGGCCTGCGGCCGGAGGCGATGGCCAAGCTCCCCGGCGAGTTCTCCGGCGGTCAGCGCCAGCGGTTGGGGATCGCGCGGGCGCTGGCGCTGAACCCCAAGCTGATCGTCTGGGACGAGCCGGTGTCGGCTCTGGATGTCTCGGTGCAGGCCCAGGTGGTCAACCTGCTGATGGATCTGCAGGCGGAGTTCGGCATCACGAACCTGTTCGTTGCGCACGACCTCGCCGTGGTCCGCCACATCAGCCATCGGGTTGCGGTGATGTGTCTGAGGCGCATCGTCGAGATCGCGGAGTGCGAGACGCTGTTCACCGACCCGCAGCACCCCTACACCAGGATGCTGCTGTCGGCGGCGCCGGTCCCCGTACCACGCGCACCCTCCCGATCGGCGATCCGCCGAGCGCGATAA
- a CDS encoding ABC transporter ATP-binding protein produces MDIRDLRTYFDTPDGTVHSVDGVSYRVEAGETLGVVGESGCGKSVTVMSVLRLLPTPPARYAGGEIRFRGTNLLDLCEREMSRIRGNRISMIFHEPMTSLTLVLTVGCQIADRERRAGEYPYQMSGGMRQRVMIALALACHPDLLIADEPTTALDVTIQAQILELLCDLQAKLGMGIVMITHDLGVVAEFCDRVVVMYAGRKVEEAPVADLFERPLHPYTRVLMASMPSLQGPSLQRRGGRLAEIPGMVPAPQELGTGCAFAPRCPPSTERCPASPPPLPITASPASRPRRPLPARRPASPRRSPHMIPHPNPDFAAKQSASPLLNMSDLTNQFHVGGKAGQGRRGEGCGWGVLYPEPR; encoded by the coding sequence TTGGACATCCGCGACCTGCGCACCTATTTCGATACCCCTGACGGCACCGTGCACTCGGTGGACGGCGTGTCCTACCGCGTGGAGGCCGGCGAGACGCTCGGCGTCGTCGGCGAGTCCGGTTGCGGCAAGAGCGTCACCGTCATGTCGGTGCTGCGCCTGCTGCCCACGCCACCGGCACGCTATGCCGGGGGCGAGATCCGCTTTCGGGGCACCAACCTGCTCGACCTCTGCGAACGCGAGATGAGCCGGATTCGCGGCAACCGCATCTCGATGATCTTTCACGAGCCGATGACCTCGCTGACCCTGGTGCTGACCGTCGGGTGCCAGATCGCCGATCGGGAACGACGGGCCGGCGAGTATCCGTACCAGATGTCAGGCGGCATGCGACAGCGGGTGATGATCGCCCTGGCTCTGGCCTGCCATCCCGACCTGCTGATCGCCGACGAGCCGACGACCGCGCTCGACGTGACCATCCAGGCGCAAATCCTGGAATTGCTGTGCGACCTCCAGGCGAAGCTGGGCATGGGCATCGTCATGATCACGCATGATTTGGGCGTGGTGGCCGAATTCTGCGATCGCGTGGTGGTGATGTATGCGGGCCGCAAGGTGGAGGAAGCGCCAGTCGCCGACCTGTTCGAACGGCCGCTGCATCCCTACACCCGCGTACTGATGGCTTCCATGCCGTCTCTCCAGGGGCCTTCGCTCCAGAGAAGGGGAGGGCGGCTGGCCGAAATCCCTGGCATGGTTCCGGCCCCGCAGGAGCTGGGCACCGGCTGCGCCTTCGCTCCCCGTTGCCCGCCTTCCACCGAGCGGTGCCCGGCTTCACCGCCGCCGCTCCCGATCACGGCGTCGCCTGCTTCGAGGCCGCGTCGGCCCTTACCAGCCCGTCGCCCTGCATCGCCACGCCGGAGCCCGCACATGATCCCGCACCCGAATCCGGACTTTGCAGCGAAGCAGTCCGCATCGCCCCTTCTCAATATGTCGGACCTGACCAATCAATTCCATGTCGGCGGCAAAGCCGGGCAGGGCAGGCGGGGTGAAGGCTGTGGATGGGGTGTCCTTTACCCTGAACCGCGGTGA
- a CDS encoding RNA-guided endonuclease TnpB family protein, whose protein sequence is MQPDHRRHIVWGQHHVPPIRRLGGTQRYRDLDHSLPLDVVGGPFPRSKRRKKATARLAAYSRKAANRRADDLHKLAADIVAIFDRIAVEDLTSQGLARSMLAKDVLDAVWGLLRALIADKAERAGKLVVAVDPRGTSQECPCCGAKVKKTLADRVHRCPDCGLVEDRDVAAASVIEFRVFGRQAGGVPGNWSEKPPRFSRRSDHAPSLHPDRRIRSPVPVGHPRPAHLFRYP, encoded by the coding sequence CTGCAACCGGATCATCGCCGTCACATCGTCTGGGGCCAGCATCACGTCCCTCCGATCCGTCGTCTCGGAGGAACTCAACGGTATCGTGACCTCGACCATTCTCTACCCCTCGATGTCGTAGGGGGGCCCTTTCCTCGGAGCAAACGCCGGAAAAAGGCGACGGCGCGTCTGGCGGCTTACAGCCGCAAGGCTGCCAACCGCCGCGCCGATGACCTGCACAAGCTGGCGGCGGACATCGTCGCCATCTTCGACCGCATCGCGGTCGAAGACCTCACCAGTCAAGGCCTGGCCCGCTCGATGCTGGCCAAGGATGTATTGGACGCTGTGTGGGGCCTGTTGAGGGCGCTGATCGCTGACAAGGCCGAGAGAGCCGGTAAGCTGGTGGTCGCCGTCGATCCGCGCGGCACATCGCAAGAGTGCCCGTGCTGCGGCGCCAAGGTTAAAAAGACCCTGGCCGATCGCGTGCACCGGTGCCCGGACTGCGGTCTGGTCGAAGACCGCGACGTGGCGGCCGCGTCCGTCATCGAGTTCCGGGTCTTCGGACGCCAAGCGGGCGGGGTGCCGGGGAACTGGTCCGAGAAGCCGCCGCGCTTTAGCCGGCGGAGTGATCACGCCCCTTCCCTTCACCCGGACCGACGCATTCGGTCCCCCGTCCCTGTTGGACATCCGCGACCTGCGCACCTATTTCGATACCCCTGA
- a CDS encoding DUF6481 family protein — MRTIADVCVSERLSTAAGSKEALLEKFKAQSTASDPAFAAREETRRAVRIGREAREAERNAARDARKAAEQEALQAEQAERAAREALEAQETAEQAARQVAMAAEAKAARDAR; from the coding sequence ATGCGCACCATCGCTGATGTCTGCGTTTCCGAGCGTCTGAGCACGGCTGCGGGCTCGAAAGAGGCCCTGCTCGAAAAGTTTAAGGCGCAATCGACCGCGAGCGATCCGGCCTTCGCGGCGCGGGAAGAGACTCGGCGAGCCGTGCGCATCGGCCGTGAGGCTCGCGAGGCCGAGCGCAACGCGGCGCGCGACGCCCGCAAGGCTGCCGAGCAGGAGGCCCTGCAAGCGGAACAAGCTGAGCGGGCCGCCCGTGAGGCGCTGGAGGCCCAGGAAACCGCCGAGCAGGCCGCGCGCCAAGTGGCCATGGCAGCGGAGGCGAAGGCCGCCCGTGATGCCCGCTAG
- a CDS encoding DEAD/DEAH box helicase, whose protein sequence is MSEDFVSEQTFADLGIHSKIAQALGEHGYTTPTPIQAAAIPPALAGRDILATAETGTGKTAAFMLPALTRVAELPPPAVAAPRILVLAPTRELASQVTQAARKYAKPLRMNIIDVVGGMPYGEQLRMLSRPVHVVVATPGRLIDHIERQRIDLSAVEVLILDEADRMLDMGFLDDVERIADACKASRQTLLFTATLDRRMSQLAGKLLRNPERVAVQSQATAINVEQRLHHTDDMEHKRRLLMHFAGQGEVGKAIIFAATKRDADALAEELSAAGHAAAALHGDMDQSKRNRTLQRLRTGQVRLLVATDVAARGIDVRDITHVINFDLPRSAEDYVHRIGRTGRAGASGIAVSFASRADRETLSRIERFTGATLAIHTISGMEPQRSFSGGTGRPAGRPANRGGARPWQRDGGMGRPQPRAERW, encoded by the coding sequence TTGTCCGAAGATTTCGTTTCCGAACAGACGTTTGCTGATCTCGGCATTCATTCCAAGATCGCCCAGGCTCTAGGTGAGCATGGCTATACCACGCCGACGCCCATTCAGGCGGCGGCCATCCCGCCGGCGTTGGCCGGCCGCGACATCCTCGCCACCGCCGAAACCGGCACCGGCAAGACCGCGGCCTTCATGCTGCCGGCCCTGACCCGCGTTGCCGAACTGCCCCCTCCCGCGGTTGCCGCGCCACGCATCCTCGTGCTTGCCCCGACGCGTGAACTGGCCAGCCAGGTCACCCAGGCGGCGCGCAAATATGCCAAGCCGCTGCGCATGAACATCATCGACGTGGTCGGCGGCATGCCGTACGGTGAGCAGCTTCGCATGCTGTCGCGCCCGGTGCATGTCGTGGTGGCGACCCCCGGCCGCCTGATCGACCACATCGAACGGCAGCGCATCGACCTCAGCGCCGTCGAGGTGCTGATCCTCGACGAGGCGGACCGCATGCTGGACATGGGCTTCCTCGATGACGTCGAGAGGATCGCTGACGCCTGCAAGGCCAGCCGCCAGACGCTGCTGTTCACGGCGACGCTGGACCGCCGCATGAGCCAGCTCGCCGGCAAGCTGCTGCGCAACCCGGAACGCGTCGCTGTCCAGAGCCAGGCGACCGCGATCAACGTGGAACAGCGCCTGCACCACACCGACGACATGGAGCACAAGCGCCGGCTGCTGATGCACTTCGCCGGCCAGGGCGAGGTCGGCAAGGCGATCATCTTCGCCGCCACCAAGCGCGACGCCGACGCACTGGCGGAGGAGCTGAGCGCCGCCGGCCATGCCGCCGCCGCCCTGCACGGCGACATGGATCAGTCCAAGCGCAACCGCACCCTCCAGCGTCTGCGCACCGGCCAAGTCCGTCTGCTGGTGGCGACCGACGTTGCCGCCCGCGGTATCGACGTGCGCGACATCACACACGTCATCAATTTCGACCTGCCGCGCTCGGCCGAGGATTATGTCCACCGCATCGGCCGCACCGGCCGGGCCGGTGCTTCGGGTATCGCTGTGTCCTTCGCGTCGCGCGCCGATCGCGAGACCCTGTCCCGCATCGAACGCTTCACCGGTGCGACGCTGGCGATCCATACGATCTCCGGCATGGAACCGCAACGTTCCTTCTCTGGCGGCACGGGACGGCCGGCGGGCCGCCCGGCCAATCGCGGCGGAGCAAGGCCGTGGCAGCGCGACGGCGGCATGGGCAGGCCGCAGCCGCGCGCTGAACGCTGGTAA
- a CDS encoding ISL3 family transposase → MSMQFKVNASVLGKEIAIWESASTSTEPPLILSLQSLGFLSTLQVIDQIDPILPRVTLRTQTTTSSAACPACGTPSRRVHGSYWRRLADLACFGRPMFLLVRVRRFRCAAVACPRRTFAEALSGIALPRARQTDRLRVIHRSIGLALGGNPGSRHATTIGVPISRTTLLHRVRASAAAPVPPVTVLGVDDWAWRKGHRYGTILCDLERRRVIDLLPDRSAAPLAAWLKEHPTVAVVVRDRAGAYADGARQGAPEAKQIADRWHLLRNSSDALRTVLEQHHRALRDAARSAAQSVKPPTPEETHRPEPATPPDVPRPMRVTERRSQAAQERRDACFAEVARLREQGWSQKAIARTLGLGRKTVRRWLRAGHAPTWRHADRGASILDPYRTYLEQRWQAGCHNAAALWRELKAKGFAGQGGVVRQWATRRRRQDPSAALKVGGNTPTSRKAAEPPTPRRAVRLLTGDREKHSDEERRFVAALLERSPTIATTVALIGRFARMVKDRVADALDGWLREAEVSALAPFAAGLRRDEDAVRAALSEPWSTGPVEGQVNRFKVIKREMYGRAGFDLLRARVLGHA, encoded by the coding sequence ATGTCGATGCAGTTCAAAGTTAATGCCTCGGTGCTCGGAAAGGAAATCGCCATATGGGAGTCAGCATCCACCAGCACGGAACCACCCTTGATCCTTTCGCTCCAGTCTCTCGGTTTCCTCTCGACCCTCCAGGTCATTGACCAGATCGATCCTATCCTGCCGCGTGTGACGCTGCGCACCCAGACGACCACGTCCTCGGCGGCTTGTCCCGCCTGCGGCACGCCATCCCGTCGGGTCCACGGCAGCTACTGGCGTCGCCTCGCCGATTTGGCGTGCTTTGGACGTCCCATGTTTCTGCTCGTCCGGGTCCGCCGCTTCCGGTGTGCCGCGGTAGCGTGTCCACGGCGGACCTTTGCGGAAGCGCTGTCCGGTATCGCGCTGCCGCGGGCGCGCCAGACCGATCGGTTGCGGGTGATCCACCGCTCCATCGGTTTGGCGCTCGGCGGCAATCCCGGCTCCCGCCACGCCACCACCATCGGCGTGCCGATCAGCCGCACGACGCTGCTGCATCGTGTGCGTGCCAGCGCGGCCGCGCCGGTCCCGCCCGTCACGGTGCTCGGGGTGGACGACTGGGCCTGGCGCAAAGGCCATCGGTACGGAACGATCCTGTGCGACCTCGAACGCCGGCGCGTCATCGACCTGCTGCCCGACCGCAGCGCCGCCCCCTTGGCAGCTTGGCTCAAGGAGCATCCGACGGTCGCTGTCGTGGTGCGGGACCGGGCCGGCGCCTACGCCGATGGCGCACGCCAAGGCGCGCCGGAGGCCAAGCAGATCGCGGATCGGTGGCATTTGCTGCGCAACAGCAGCGATGCGCTGCGCACGGTCCTCGAGCAGCATCACCGCGCTCTGCGTGACGCCGCGCGCAGCGCCGCGCAATCCGTGAAACCGCCGACGCCGGAGGAGACACATCGTCCAGAACCGGCCACTCCGCCCGACGTCCCGCGGCCAATGCGGGTAACGGAGAGGCGGTCCCAGGCCGCACAGGAGCGCCGCGATGCCTGCTTTGCCGAAGTGGCCCGCTTGCGCGAGCAGGGCTGGTCGCAGAAAGCGATTGCCCGGACGCTTGGGCTGGGACGCAAGACGGTGCGCCGCTGGCTGCGCGCCGGCCACGCCCCGACATGGCGTCACGCCGATCGCGGCGCCAGCATTCTCGATCCGTACCGAACCTATCTGGAGCAGCGGTGGCAGGCGGGCTGTCACAACGCCGCGGCCCTGTGGCGCGAGCTGAAAGCCAAGGGGTTTGCCGGCCAAGGGGGCGTCGTGCGCCAGTGGGCGACCCGGCGGCGCCGGCAGGACCCGTCCGCGGCGCTGAAGGTCGGCGGCAACACGCCAACCTCGAGAAAGGCCGCCGAACCACCCACCCCGCGCCGCGCCGTTCGCCTGCTGACCGGTGATCGGGAGAAGCACTCGGACGAGGAGCGTCGGTTCGTTGCCGCGCTGCTGGAGCGCTCCCCCACCATCGCCACCACCGTCGCTCTCATCGGCCGCTTCGCCAGGATGGTGAAGGATCGGGTGGCCGACGCGCTCGACGGCTGGCTGCGCGAAGCGGAGGTCAGCGCTTTGGCCCCGTTCGCCGCCGGTTTGCGTCGCGATGAGGACGCGGTGCGCGCTGCGCTGAGCGAGCCGTGGAGCACCGGGCCGGTGGAGGGGCAGGTCAATCGGTTCAAGGTCATTAAGCGCGAAATGTATGGACGAGCCGGCTTCGATTTGCTCCGGGCTCGGGTTCTTGGACACGCATGA
- a CDS encoding exopolysaccharide biosynthesis protein, whose amino-acid sequence MTLHIPTSEVLRGLLDEAPADCVTLGWLLEKLHKRSFGIVLLLLALIGLAPGTSPVVGLLLTIPALQMILARESPVFPRMITSRRFSTRRLVRLVDRAVPVLRRMETVIHPRWKTPFDATTRVVGLVVLALTSVFFVPIPLSNIVPAVTIMLIALAYLEEDGVLLALSLTAAAVVLFAATFTIWQSVEAVRFMAS is encoded by the coding sequence ATGACGCTGCATATCCCGACATCCGAGGTTCTGCGTGGCTTGCTGGACGAGGCTCCGGCCGACTGCGTCACGCTCGGCTGGCTGCTGGAAAAACTCCACAAGCGCTCCTTCGGCATCGTTCTGCTGCTGCTGGCGCTGATCGGGCTGGCGCCGGGAACCTCACCGGTCGTCGGGCTGCTGCTGACCATTCCCGCTCTCCAGATGATCCTGGCGCGCGAGAGTCCGGTGTTTCCCCGGATGATCACGTCCCGGCGCTTTTCGACACGGCGCCTGGTCCGGCTGGTCGATCGTGCCGTGCCGGTGTTGAGGCGCATGGAGACGGTCATACACCCGCGCTGGAAGACGCCGTTCGACGCGACGACGCGCGTTGTCGGGCTGGTCGTTCTCGCGCTGACAAGCGTCTTCTTCGTCCCGATTCCCCTGAGCAACATCGTGCCGGCCGTGACGATCATGCTGATCGCCCTGGCTTACCTCGAGGAGGACGGCGTGTTGCTGGCGCTGTCCCTGACCGCCGCCGCCGTCGTTCTCTTCGCTGCGACTTTCACCATCTGGCAATCGGTCGAGGCGGTCAGGTTCATGGCGTCTTGA
- a CDS encoding sensor histidine kinase, which produces MPGNPRDQKDAEKMVNAEEARGGPFVVAAESTLMPMLIADPTLPDVPIVFVNAAFIKLSGYAREEVLGRSYHLLSGADTDPEVARAIDLAVRAGEAIVRGVQLYRKDGKLLWVLQHVAPVFEEGRIRYHFASFVDITERKAAEDQLRQLNEELDRRVSSRTERLEELNRQLASEVERRIEVERVLRNTLHDKDLLLRDKDDLMREVNHRVKNTLQMASSVLRIQLRVARSQEPAVQEALHSAVERLDRMAEIHEKLYRAQGLQEIEFGGYLGMLCRDLLASFRAAPSPNIVLDVDADEAFLKPDQAIPLALIANEAMINALKYAFPNGRPGRIAVSFRHTSRSLLCMTIGDDGVGMPDERRTGSLGLTLMELLAKQIEGGVTVSSGPGTTVTVSIPA; this is translated from the coding sequence ATGCCCGGTAATCCCCGCGACCAGAAGGACGCAGAGAAGATGGTCAATGCGGAGGAGGCGCGTGGCGGTCCCTTCGTGGTGGCCGCGGAATCGACCCTGATGCCGATGCTGATCGCCGATCCGACCCTGCCGGACGTGCCGATCGTCTTCGTCAATGCCGCGTTCATCAAATTGAGCGGCTACGCGCGTGAAGAGGTGCTGGGCAGGAGCTATCACCTCCTGTCCGGCGCCGACACCGACCCGGAGGTGGCGCGTGCCATCGATCTGGCGGTGCGTGCCGGGGAAGCCATCGTGCGCGGGGTGCAGCTTTACCGGAAGGACGGAAAGCTGCTGTGGGTGCTCCAGCATGTCGCCCCCGTCTTCGAGGAGGGGCGCATCCGCTACCACTTCGCCTCCTTTGTCGACATCACCGAGCGCAAGGCGGCGGAAGACCAGTTGCGACAGCTCAACGAGGAGCTCGACCGCCGCGTCTCGTCACGCACCGAGCGGCTGGAAGAACTCAACCGCCAGCTCGCCAGTGAAGTCGAGCGCCGCATCGAAGTGGAACGGGTGCTGCGCAACACGCTGCACGACAAGGATTTGCTGCTGCGCGACAAGGACGACCTGATGCGGGAGGTGAACCACCGTGTCAAGAACACCTTGCAGATGGCCTCGTCCGTCCTGCGCATCCAGCTGCGCGTTGCCCGGAGCCAGGAACCAGCCGTGCAGGAGGCGCTGCACAGCGCCGTGGAAAGGCTGGACCGCATGGCCGAGATCCACGAGAAGCTCTACCGGGCGCAAGGGCTGCAGGAGATCGAGTTCGGCGGGTATCTGGGGATGCTGTGCCGTGACCTGCTGGCGTCCTTCAGGGCCGCACCCAGCCCGAACATCGTGCTGGACGTCGACGCTGACGAGGCCTTTCTGAAGCCGGATCAGGCCATCCCGCTGGCCCTCATCGCCAACGAAGCGATGATCAACGCGCTGAAATACGCCTTCCCCAATGGACGCCCCGGCCGCATCGCCGTCTCGTTCCGCCACACCTCGCGCAGCCTTCTGTGCATGACCATCGGTGACGACGGCGTCGGCATGCCCGACGAACGCCGGACCGGCTCGCTCGGCCTCACCCTGATGGAGTTGCTGGCCAAGCAGATCGAGGGCGGCGTGACCGTCAGCTCCGGCCCCGGCACCACCGTCACGGTGTCGATCCCGGCGTGA